A genome region from Paracoccus stylophorae includes the following:
- a CDS encoding 2-hydroxyacid dehydrogenase — protein MKVLFAAPDAMWPEWAPALRAACPEMELTRTGDPAGFDAIIYAPGGEIRDLSPYVNARLVQSLWAGVERIIDNPTLTQPLARMVDPGLARGMAEYCTGWTMRAHLGMDRYAQDGIWRNGTVPPLAPEREVVILGMGELGRAVAAMLAPIGFRLTGYSASGRPVEGVEVLARDGLDRALQRAQILIALLPDTPDTHNLLDADRLAQLPQGAWVINPGRGTLIDDDALRAALDRGHLGHAVLDVFRHEPLPADHPFWSHPRITVTPHIAADTRADSAARVVADNLRRAMSGRPILHLVDRARGY, from the coding sequence ATGAAGGTGCTGTTTGCCGCCCCCGATGCGATGTGGCCCGAATGGGCGCCCGCCCTGCGCGCGGCTTGTCCCGAGATGGAGCTGACCCGCACGGGCGACCCGGCCGGCTTCGACGCGATCATCTATGCGCCCGGCGGCGAGATTCGCGATCTGTCGCCCTATGTCAACGCGCGGCTTGTCCAAAGCCTGTGGGCCGGGGTCGAACGGATTATCGACAACCCGACCCTGACCCAGCCCCTGGCGCGGATGGTCGATCCGGGTCTGGCGCGCGGCATGGCGGAATACTGCACCGGATGGACAATGCGCGCGCATCTGGGCATGGACCGCTATGCCCAGGACGGCATCTGGCGCAACGGAACCGTCCCGCCGCTGGCCCCCGAACGCGAGGTCGTGATCCTGGGCATGGGCGAGCTGGGCCGCGCGGTCGCCGCGATGCTGGCCCCGATCGGCTTCCGCCTGACCGGCTACAGCGCCTCGGGCCGCCCGGTCGAGGGGGTCGAGGTTCTGGCCCGCGACGGGCTGGACCGGGCGCTGCAACGGGCGCAGATCCTGATCGCGCTGCTGCCCGACACGCCCGACACGCACAACCTTCTGGATGCCGACCGCCTCGCGCAACTGCCCCAAGGCGCGTGGGTGATCAATCCGGGCCGCGGCACGCTGATCGACGACGACGCGCTGCGGGCGGCGCTGGATCGCGGCCATCTGGGCCATGCCGTGCTGGACGTCTTCCGGCACGAACCCCTGCCCGCCGACCACCCCTTCTGGTCGCATCCGCGCATCACCGTCACCCCCCATATCGCCGCCGACACCCGCGCCGACAGCGCCGCGCGCGTGGTCGCCGACAATCTGCGTCGGGCCATGTCGGGCCGCCCGATCCTGCATCTGGTGGACCGCGCCAGGGGCTACTGA